The Rosa rugosa chromosome 3, drRosRugo1.1, whole genome shotgun sequence sequence TtaaaacataaacaattcaaGATTCAAACGTTTCTTCGTTAATTTAGTAATAACAATCATTAAAATAATCTTTAAAGTAAGCAATTAATGCAGAAAAAGTATGAGAACATGAATCCCATAGTGTTCCATTTTccccttattttcccttcatgCAGAAAAATTGTTCCTTTCCTTAGGTGTGCCAAACACATGAAAAGATAAAGTTTCCCTTCCCAACCTTTCCATTCCGCGAACCATACCAGGCCTTAGAATTTCAATTTGTTACAATTATTATAGATCTGGTGGGCTTTCATTCCTTCAGCACTTGTAGATGCCAAACCAAAACCAGATAACAATGAACCCAGATCATCCAGACACATTACATTTGGTGCAGTCTAATTCAAATGAGGGCTGTTAGTGCAGAAGACATGATTTAGTTAAAATCAACATAGTAATCAACTAATCATAACAGTAAACCTATAGTCCAGCCACTCCTCCAAAATAGTGAACCGGGCTGATAGTTATGCACTTATGCTATGCGTAAAATAGTAAAGGAAAATCTTTTTTGACAACAAAATTCTCCCATAATAATAAAAGAATGCGCTGATCAATCCAGATGTTAAAAACATGTCACCTACATCTACACGACAAAACAAGAGGGATTACCTCAAAGGACTCTAAACTAAGGTCTACAATGATCATCATGCATAAAGATAATATAGAAAACATAGATTGGATAATAAAGGCTCCCATCTGTAGACACTGGCCATTTGCAGGATGTTCAATGCCGTCCATATTGCAACTCAAGCAGCTGCCTGGATCGGCCCATTAGACCTATAGCCGCCACGGCCCCTTCCACGATATCCTCCCCTGCCACGGCCACGACCTGCACAGCAAGCAATTCCGACACATTTAAGCAAAGAGAATTGATTCGATTATGATTAATGCAATGTCTAGATATGCACAtgtaaggaaaaagaaaattagttAAACACATACCACGGCCGCCTTGAGGAGGTGCTTCTTCATTGTATCCTCCATCTTGCTGCACATCAGCCTGGGCCCCATTGTACCCTCCCCTTCCACGGCCTCGGAAACTACGTCCTCTACCACGGCCCCTACCCCTGAAATCACCCCCACTGCGGTCATAACCTCCATCATCATATTCAGGCACAAAGCcattgtttcctgcaattacaACAAAATTGCATTTATCAAAATTCTACTATAAAGCATCAAAGAACTCTCCACTTATCTATACCACCTATATGCAACAATTTTAACAAACCACTAGTTAAAGTAAGATGCAATGCAACAAAAGGTATAAGGATGTAGATGCAGCAAAACTAGAGAAAAAGTATTAAACAAATTGCATCAGTGACTACCTCTGAACCTgcccctccccctcccccttcCCCTTCCTCTGCCACGGCCACGACCACTAGGTGAGTCCTCTGCAAAATACAGATAAGTTGAACAAATAAACACATCAGAATCTACAAAGTGAAAGAAGATAAATAAACTATCGTGTTGCTACTTATATGGCACTACCTCCTTCATAATCAATCTCCGCAGATGCCTTCACCAGTTCAGCAGGTAATGGGGGCTGGTACCTGATGGTAACAGTAGTTTATGGATGTCAATAAATCTCTATATTCATTGAAAAGTTCAGTAAACAGATTCTTCTATGTTTAAAAGCTCATAATTCATACATGTACATCAGATAAACTCAAACCAATGCAACAGATATCAACTAAAGTTCATCACATAAAATCAAACTATGCAACAGATGAAAATGTGAACTCAGCAGTCCTCAATGTCAATATAACCAACGAATACCACGTACAGTTACAATGACTGTACATCATCAATATATAACATCGTGCTAGAAGTCCACGATCGAAGGCTAATGTGCTACTAGATTGGGAAAAAATAACTGCAACTTATTATGGCTCCGCAACTCACCCAATGGTAGATTTGTTGACTTCCTTCTTTGACAGTGTTATGACGATCATTGACACATGCCTCGTTGTCTCCAGTCTGTAGAAAAGAACAGAACACTATGAGGCCTAAACTAGTAAGTGACATATAAGGTACAGCAAATAAACCAGTGTTGCAAGTTTAGCGACTCTTACGGTAGAAGGCCTTCCTCAAGCGGTTCCCAAGTATCAGTTATGTCGGTGGATCCAATTGTAGTATACTGGTGAAGACCGACAATTCTTCTCTGGAATACAAGTAATAAGGCTAACTTGTCAGCCTACTAGATCTAGTGAACATATAAACATCCAGCATAGTGATACACAATGAGACATCTAACCTTAATTAGCTCCACAATCGTCACAGTCTTGTTGATAGCTCTTCCCATAGCCTTGAAAACAATTTCGTCCGAACCCTTGTCCTGCGATACATTGAAGAAATTTATACACACCATTGAAAAGCACCAAAGCATAGTAACTACATGCTATCCCTCAGAGAAGCCTATAACAAGAACAACCAGTAGCAAAATACACAGGTATATCCACGAGTTGCCTATATATCATACAATTGCATTTTCGACTTGCATAAGCAGTATATCTTACCAACGAATTGC is a genomic window containing:
- the LOC133738128 gene encoding 5'-3' exoribonuclease 2-like, translated to MDRYQRVEKPRAETPIDENEIRITSQGRMRNYITYAMTLLQDKGSDEIVFKAMGRAINKTVTIVELIKRRIVGLHQYTTIGSTDITDTWEPLEEGLLPLETTRHVSMIVITLSKKEVNKSTIGYQPPLPAELVKASAEIDYEGEDSPSGRGRGRGRGRGRGRGRFRGNNGFVPEYDDGGYDRSGGDFRGRGRGRGRSFRGRGRGGYNGAQADVQQDGGYNEEAPPQGGRGRGRGRGGYRGRGRGGYRSNGPIQAAA